The sequence ACAATATAAACGCAATCTTGAAACACATTCATGGAAGACGGTTTCAGAGCTTTTCAACGGAGTAAAGAGCGACGGGGAGCAGGCTTTCGCCCACGGGTACGCCGCACATCTCTCTGCGGACATAGTGGCGCACAACCGTTTTGTTCCTCAGCATCTTATGTACATGGGGAAGGGGCGTATGGGTTCGCATCTTATGTTGGAATACGCAGAGGAAGCACTGCACAATAACCGCTACAGCGGAACAATGATGAAGCTCATGACCGAAGCGGAGGAGCTTGGGGAGTTGTTCATACGGGTTATGAACATTGACCCCGCCTTCTTCACTAAGGAGATGCACACGCTGCGCCTTGCCCTGAGCTATCAGAAAATGTTCAGACTCCAGAAGGCAGTGAAGGCGTATAAGCTTGCTACAATGCCCTCGTTTCAGGAGCACTGCGTCAGCTTCCGCATAGAGGCGGAAAAGCTTGCGGGGCTCTCTGTCTCCAAGGGATTTGAGCATCTCAGTGATTACGACCCCACAGGAAAGACCGCCATGGAAAAAGCGCGGGAAAAGCACGACAGGCTGGTTAAGAATGTCGGCATACGCAAGATGAAGGAACGCTACCGCAACGGGAATGTTTATTCATATACCCCGACGGATTAGCGGATGTTAGGATTTGTAACTTTATTATTCAATATGACTCAGGCTAAATATCTATTTTCTATTCTTTGTTAGTGCCATAATTATTGTTGATATTTTAATATATCATAATGCTAATTCATTGAAAGCAATTATGGTTGAAAATGATTGCCATTGTTGTTCAAATAGTGTTACTCTCAGAGAGATGTTAATGTTTTAATTTATTAAAATGTTAGAGGTTAGCTGTATGCCAGTGATAACTGAAACAATGATAGCAGCAGCGTATATACAAGGGAAGAAATTTTATAGTGGAGAGATATCAAGAAGTGAAGCCATTGATTATCTTATTGAAAATTATAAAATGAATCCAACTTCTGCAAGTCATTACATACAGGTGTTAGATTGTATGATGAAAGGAACTCGTTATTCGCGAAATATTAATAATTATTCGGCAAAATATTTCCTGAGAAAAATATTTGATGACTTTGGATATGAAGGGTTAAGTAAAGCGTTGAATGCCGTTAAAGCACATATTGAATACTATGCTAAACTTCCAAAGGGTGGGAATTTGGTAGCACTGCAAAAAATACTTGATGACTTTTCAATGCTGAAAAACTCTATGAATCAAATTGATATTCCAGAGGAAATACCTTTTGATGCTCCAATATATGAAGGTGCCAAAAAAACTATTACTGTTAACATTTATGAACGAGATCCTGCTGCAAGAGACAAATGTCTTGATACAAAAGATTATAAGTGCTTGGTTTGCGATTTCGAGTTTTATACATTTTATGGAGAGCTCGGAAAACAGTTTATTCATGTGCACCATGTGAAACCTCTCAGTACTATAGGTCAAGACTACATTGTTGACCCTATCAGTGATTTAGTTCCTGTTTGTCCAAATTGCCATGCTATGCTGCATAAAAAGAAACCTGAGCCTTATTCAATAGAGGAGCTTAAAAAAATGATTTTATCTAAAAAATTGAGTTAGCGGGGACTTTAACCAATTTCATTAATTTATATTGTATTTATTATTTAAAGAGAGCCCAACTCCAAAGATGGAATTGAGCCGTGCGAAGCGAAGGTTTGCTCAGCAAGGTGTGAGCTATTAAGTTGACTTTCATCCCTCATTAACCTATATCTGACAGATGATTGAAATAATGCAGCTTATCCCTGTCGGGATACTTGCGGGCATTCTCGGCTATCTGCTGGGCATAGGCGGCGGAGTGCTGATAGTTCCCGTGTTGGTTCTTATCTTCGGCTATCCTGTTCATACCGCCGTGGCGGCGTCCCTTGCGTCCATAACTGTGGGGAGCGTGCTCATATCCGCCTCCAACCTGAACAGGAATCTCGTCAACGTGCCTCTGGCGGTGACTCTTGAGACAGTGACCATTCTCGGCGCTCTCATCGGCGGCTATATCAGCGTTTCGGTGAGCGAAAGACCGATTCTCATAATGTTTTCCATCATTACTCTTATCACAGCCTATCTTATGTGGAAAAAAACCGTCAGCACCGAAGATGCTGAAACCCCTCCTGATGAAGGCAGCGGGTTCTACTCCGGCTCCTATACGGACGAGGTGCGGGGAAGGGTTATCCACTACAGGGTTAAGAGGGTTCATCTCTCCATGCTTGTTTCTTCTGCCGCGGGAGTAATTTCCAGCATGCTCGGCGTGGGCGGCGGCTTCTTCAAGGTTCCTGCTATGAATATTCTCTCCGGCGTTCCTCTGAGAGTCGCCACAGCCACAAGCAACTTCATGATTGGCTTCACCGCCGCAGCCGGTTCGGTGGCTTACATATTCCACGGCTACGTCCGCCCGCAGATCGCCGGGTCGATAATAGTCGGTGTTCTCATAGGTTCGGCGTTCGCAACGGCAAAGCTCCGCAAGGTCACGGATAACAGAATTAAGAAGATTTTTATAGCCGTTCTTCTGCTCATAGCCGTGCAGATGTTCATTAAGGCGCTGGGGTGAAATCCATGGAAAAAACTCTGGGCAGGCTTCTTAAATATATCGGTCTTTTCGGTGTGGGAATCGTTATCCTCGGGCTTACTGAAAGTCTTCTGGGGTTTGGTTCCGAATACGTCAGCAAGAGCATAGCGGGGCACATAGCGGGCGCATTAGCCCTGAACGGCGCGGATACCGTAATGACGGGCATCTGGATTGTGGTTGCCGCTCCTGCCGCGGGGATACTTTATGTCCTCCGGTACGGACTGAGGAGCAGGAATTACCGGCTCGCCGCCATGTGTCTTATTATAATTGCCATGCTCTGCGTGGTTATGGTTATAGGGGAATAATTATGAACTGCTTCAGTATTTCGGTTTCCGGCAGATCCGCCCTTATCCTCCTTGAGAAAAAATGCACGGATCCGCAAGCCCTCTGCCGTGTTCTGGAGGATGCCGAAGCGGACAGAGGAATAGACTTCATTCGTCTGAGAGGCGCAGACGGCAGCTTCACTATCGGACGTGCTGTCAGTGAACTTCAGACATTCGGAGAGAAAGAGGCGAGGGTATACGCCGAACGTGGGCAGCGGCTGGTGAAAACCATGCGCGGGCTTAAGAAGCTCATCATCGCCGAGATAGACGGTGAGGCGTTCGGTCCCGGGTTTGAGATTGCTCTCGCCTGTGACATTATATTCGCCACGGCATCGTCAAGATTCGCGTTTCCTGAGGTAAATCTCGGCGTTATCCCGGGCTTCGGGGGAACGCAGCTCGCCGCCCGCAGGGTTTATGAAACATTTGTGAAATACCTTGTCTTCACGGGTGATTCCGTCACGGCGGAGGAACTGTACGCAAAGGGCATCGCCAATGCGGTTTTCGCCGATGGAGCCTCAATGAACGCACACACAGATGCCCTCTGTGCAAGACTTTCAGAGAAGAGCAGCTTCATACTCGGGCTTGCCAAGGAAACATTGAACTCCGGTATTGAGATGGACTTTGACAAGGCGCTTCTCTTCGAGCAGAACGCATTCACCTTCTCATTCTCCTGTGAGGACAAGCGGGAGGGGATGGGTGCTTTCATAGAAAAAAGGAAACCGATGTTCAAAAACCGCTGGGAAGACCTGAGGTTTGAGGAGGAGTGATGATAAGCCTCACTCTGAAGGATGTTACAGCGATTGTAAGGCTCACTCCGCCGGAAGGCAGGTTCACCCTGCTTGACGCGCCCACCATAAAGAAAATAATCAGAACGCTTAAGGAAGTTTCCGAAAGCCCCGCAAAGGTTATACGCATTCAGGGAGGCTCCGGCTGTTTCGCTGTCGGTGCGGATCTCAAGACGATGTACGGCTATGACGGTTTTACCGCAAAGGGTTTTTCCATGCTTGGCAACTCTCTGTTTAATCTCATGCGCACTATGCCGCAGGTGATAACAGGGGAGATCGACGGTTACTGCATGGGCGGCGGTATGGATTTTGCCGCCGCGTGCGATTTCCGGCTTGCAACGGCGGAAAGCGTGTTCGCCCACCCGGGAACCAAGCTCGGCATAATCACAGGCTTCGGCGGAACTCAGGCTATACCCAGAATCATGAAGCCCGCTGCCTCTGCGGAATTTTTCTGCACAGGGGAGATGTTCCGCTCTGAGGAGATGAAGCGCGGCGGCTTTCTCACAGAGATTTTCCCTTCAGCGGCGGATATGGATTCCTATGCCGCGCACCTGTGTGCTAAAATTGCCGCTAAGGACAGGGAGCTTCTCAGTCGCATGAAAAGAGGCTTGTTCCACAAGGGGTTATAACTCTTATTATTTTTTTGTCATGTTTTGTAAAATCTTCTTAAGTTTTTTCCGTTTTAGCCGATAAGAAAGAAGCACGGATGCAATTATTTTACAGGGAAGTTGCCATAGAGGTGCGCCCGTGCGCAGAACCCCTTTCTTACCAGTGTTTTCAGGCTTTTCAGAAGGTTCCCGCACAGTTCCCAGCACCCCGGATTTTTCAGGGGGTCAGATATGAAAGTCGAACGCAGCAACGCAGTTGAACAGCAGGTGAGCCGCAATTCATCGGATGAGGTCGTTAAGTACAGCAACTCAGCCATAGCCGAAACCGTGAGCCGCATTGAGGATAAGCGCCTCATGCGCATAGCGGAGTATGATACTATAGAATATCACAAAGAGCTGAGAGTTAAGGACTTTAATAAGATGGAGAAGACAAAGACTCTCCGTCTGGCGGAATACGGCGAAATAATGGAGGAGCGGGCTGAGGTCAAGCAGCTGCTCGTAAAGCTTGAGGAAAAGCAGGAACAGAGGCTCACGAAGGAATACCGTGATCAGCAGTATCTGACCGAACTTTTCATGAAGGGACTGCATTTTGACGCTCTGGTCTGAAACCTTTTTCTTGCGGGGTTTGAAAAGGGCTGTTATAACTCCCTCTACTCATAAACAAAGGAAACTGACATGATAATACACGGCAGGAACACAGTTGCTGAAGCGCTTAAGCTCGGTCTTGTAAAAAACCTTTTTCTCCGCAAAGGCTCTACATTCAGGGAGAAGCCTGATGATCTTGAAGCGGCGGAGTTCGGCAGGAAGGAATTTGAGCATCGCTTCGGTGACGAGGCGCAGGGCGTTGCGGCTGAGATCAATGATATAGAGCCCAAAGACTTCGTCCGCCACAGGAAGGAGATAGAGGGGAATGTCCTGATCCTTGACAGGATTCAGGATCCGCACAACTACGGAACCATAATCCGTGCGGCGAACTGTTTCGGCGTGAAGACAATTATCGTGGCGAGATACCATCAAGCGCCCATCACTGCCGCCGTCTGCAAGGCTTCAAGCGGGACGCTTTTTTACGCCGATGTTTACGAAACCACTAACATCAGCTCCGCTGCGGAGGATTTACAGAGAATGGGATATAAAATCTACGCCGCCGATATAGACAGCGAAACTGTACTGAAAGATGTGGAGTTCGCTGAGAAATCAGCAATTATTCTCGGCTCTGAGGGAAAAGGGATACGCCCGGGCGTGCTTGAAAAGGCGGATACCGCCTTCCGCATACCCATGAGCGGGGACATAGACTCTCTGAATGTTTCCCAGAGCGCGGCAGTTATACTCCACGCGCTGTACAGCTCAAAATAATTACTTAACCGATTCCTCAAGCTCATCGAACGCGTTTCCCGCGCGTTCGTGGGACAGGGAGTATTTCAGCTTCTCAAGCCTTTCCTCCTGATAGCTTAAGAGTTCGTTCTTCTCTATGCACGCCTTGGAGAAGGCTGTCCGTATGTCTTTGTCATAGACTATGTTTCTGAACTTCATCGTCTTCGTGATGAACAGAGGAAGCTCCGCGTCCTTCATGAACGCCTTTACGAACTCTTTCTCTTTCGGGTCTTTAAGCTCTCTGTAATTGTCATACACCGCAACCTGAAGTATGCCGTCTATCTTCTCCGCCATGAGGGTGTTTGATTTGCCCTTTAGAGCGTCCACGGCGTCATAGCCGCCCTGCTCATGGGTGAAGACGCATATCTCGCTTGGAGATTCCTTGTAGAACCAGCCGGGCGCGCCCTCTATCTTAACAATGGGTGTCGCCATTACGTAATATTTGAAAAGATAAGCGGCCAGAGCCTTCGCCAGAGCCAGAGCAATTGATTCAAACATGGGCGCACCG is a genomic window of Geovibrio thiophilus containing:
- a CDS encoding zinc dependent phospholipase C family protein, which codes for MKTITVLTAVLLCFLPDSAFAWGFQTHLAIASNILSSAEGIIKAYPAHFMLGNIFPDFFLFLKDFSQYKRNLETHSWKTVSELFNGVKSDGEQAFAHGYAAHLSADIVAHNRFVPQHLMYMGKGRMGSHLMLEYAEEALHNNRYSGTMMKLMTEAEELGELFIRVMNIDPAFFTKEMHTLRLALSYQKMFRLQKAVKAYKLATMPSFQEHCVSFRIEAEKLAGLSVSKGFEHLSDYDPTGKTAMEKAREKHDRLVKNVGIRKMKERYRNGNVYSYTPTD
- a CDS encoding HNH endonuclease produces the protein MPVITETMIAAAYIQGKKFYSGEISRSEAIDYLIENYKMNPTSASHYIQVLDCMMKGTRYSRNINNYSAKYFLRKIFDDFGYEGLSKALNAVKAHIEYYAKLPKGGNLVALQKILDDFSMLKNSMNQIDIPEEIPFDAPIYEGAKKTITVNIYERDPAARDKCLDTKDYKCLVCDFEFYTFYGELGKQFIHVHHVKPLSTIGQDYIVDPISDLVPVCPNCHAMLHKKKPEPYSIEELKKMILSKKLS
- a CDS encoding sulfite exporter TauE/SafE family protein, whose product is MQLIPVGILAGILGYLLGIGGGVLIVPVLVLIFGYPVHTAVAASLASITVGSVLISASNLNRNLVNVPLAVTLETVTILGALIGGYISVSVSERPILIMFSIITLITAYLMWKKTVSTEDAETPPDEGSGFYSGSYTDEVRGRVIHYRVKRVHLSMLVSSAAGVISSMLGVGGGFFKVPAMNILSGVPLRVATATSNFMIGFTAAAGSVAYIFHGYVRPQIAGSIIVGVLIGSAFATAKLRKVTDNRIKKIFIAVLLLIAVQMFIKALG
- a CDS encoding DUF1634 domain-containing protein: MEKTLGRLLKYIGLFGVGIVILGLTESLLGFGSEYVSKSIAGHIAGALALNGADTVMTGIWIVVAAPAAGILYVLRYGLRSRNYRLAAMCLIIIAMLCVVMVIGE
- a CDS encoding enoyl-CoA hydratase/isomerase family protein; the encoded protein is MNCFSISVSGRSALILLEKKCTDPQALCRVLEDAEADRGIDFIRLRGADGSFTIGRAVSELQTFGEKEARVYAERGQRLVKTMRGLKKLIIAEIDGEAFGPGFEIALACDIIFATASSRFAFPEVNLGVIPGFGGTQLAARRVYETFVKYLVFTGDSVTAEELYAKGIANAVFADGASMNAHTDALCARLSEKSSFILGLAKETLNSGIEMDFDKALLFEQNAFTFSFSCEDKREGMGAFIEKRKPMFKNRWEDLRFEEE
- a CDS encoding enoyl-CoA hydratase/isomerase family protein, which gives rise to MISLTLKDVTAIVRLTPPEGRFTLLDAPTIKKIIRTLKEVSESPAKVIRIQGGSGCFAVGADLKTMYGYDGFTAKGFSMLGNSLFNLMRTMPQVITGEIDGYCMGGGMDFAAACDFRLATAESVFAHPGTKLGIITGFGGTQAIPRIMKPAASAEFFCTGEMFRSEEMKRGGFLTEIFPSAADMDSYAAHLCAKIAAKDRELLSRMKRGLFHKGL
- a CDS encoding TrmH family RNA methyltransferase; the encoded protein is MIIHGRNTVAEALKLGLVKNLFLRKGSTFREKPDDLEAAEFGRKEFEHRFGDEAQGVAAEINDIEPKDFVRHRKEIEGNVLILDRIQDPHNYGTIIRAANCFGVKTIIVARYHQAPITAAVCKASSGTLFYADVYETTNISSAAEDLQRMGYKIYAADIDSETVLKDVEFAEKSAIILGSEGKGIRPGVLEKADTAFRIPMSGDIDSLNVSQSAAVILHALYSSK